A stretch of DNA from Triticum dicoccoides isolate Atlit2015 ecotype Zavitan chromosome 2A, WEW_v2.0, whole genome shotgun sequence:
GGGGCGGTGCCGCTGTCGGCATCGTCGGCAAGGCGGATGGGCCGGTGCGGCCGGCTCTCGATCTTGGTGAGGCTGATGTCACGgaaggcgaaggcggagagcacctTGAAGAGCACAGAGGTGCCCTCCTTGTCGTGCGCGAACACGATGCTGGTCTTGAATGGCCGGTCCATGCGCGGCACGATGGGCTCCCGGGCCAGCATCACGAACCGCGTGACGTTGCCGGAGTCGTCCTGGATGCCGTCGGCGAGCACCTCCATGCCGTACAGCTCGGCGGCGCGGGAGGACGCGATGGCAGCCGTGTCGCGGAGGCTGTTGGCGGCCACGTGCTCGGCGGCGCCGGCCGTGTCGTCGAAGGCCTCGCGGGCAGCGTTGAGGCCGGGCATGCGGGTGAGCGTGTGCTCGCACTGCGCCAGCGCCTGCGGGTGGCTGATGACGCGGGTGATGTCCTCCTTGCGCACGCCCGGGAGCACGAGGAGGCAGTGGTGCACGGGGAGCTGCACCTCGCCGACGATGTGCAGGCGGTGGCGGAGCAGGAGGTCGTAGTTGCGGTGGATGCTGCCGCCGAGCGAGTTCTCCACGGGGAGCACGGCGCGGTCCGCGATCCAGTTCTCCAcggcctggaacgccacctcgaacTGGTCGCACGGGATGGCGTCGGAGCCCGGGTAGGCTTTTCCGGACGCCTTCTCGCTGTacgccccaggcacgccctggtacgCCACGCGGAGCTCCGAGCCGTGCATGGGCGCCGGGGACAGGTCCGCGATCCGCAGGGGCGCCGGCAGGTGGCGTGCGCTGCCATCAACAGTCTCCAGAGGGATCAAGTCCAGCACCGCGCCGTTCGAAGCCGCCACCGCCAGCGCGAGGTGGCTGTTGGTGGAGTGGGGGGCGAGCGCGGCCACCTTGCTGGAGAGCACCGCGCAGCTGGTCAGCCACTCCGCCCTGTTCCCGACGACGGCGCCCTGCAGCGAGCTCCTGACCACGCCGCTGCCCCTCCTGGGAGTACGCCCCTGTAGCTTTGGGCTCTGCCCAATGTGCGCCTTGACAAAATTCACGACAGCCATGGCTAACCGACCACACCAATCAGCTCTTGATCCTCTGTTGCTATTGCTGCTAGAGTAACTAACGAGAAAACTGAAACTGGTAGCTGGAGCGGCTTCGAAAGCGAGAAGCTGAGAGGGGAATGGGATGTGGAAGGGCATATTATAGGCAGCCCTTGGTTTGGCGTGGGTCTCCGGTCCTTTGTTTATTCGAATGATTCAATCCACTCATGGGTGATGGCCCCCCGCGAGGCCGTGACAATGCATCTGCCCTGGCCCTGCTTCCGGGAAATAGGACAAAACATTATTATTCAGGCATACCCCACGTTTTTGTCGAAGAACAAGTTAAGATCCCCACGTTTGTGCATACGTTTGCTCCGGTGTAGAATTATGTAGTGTTTGGACTTGTATATATACCTGTAAACCACACTGAGCTTCGGACCAGTTTGGCGTTTCTGTGCCGGAAAAGTATAGTTTAGGAGACGTTGTGTGTTTGTAGTCTTAGAGAATGAAGGATCCCAAGCCGCTCAATTGTAGCACATGGTCGATGTTAATACTTTTTGTTATGGGCCGAGTTTAGATTTGACCACTTATGTTAATGCCAGTCGACCTCTTAATTCAACAATTGCAACCTGATTCAAACTTTACATTAGGTACCGAATTGATTTAGTCAAAATGGTATGAAAACGACGTGGCACCAATCTCACACACTATGCACGCAAAATGAAAAGTTGAAGAACTTTGTTAGAGCAGGTCCAGAGACCGTGTCCTCCTCGGAGCCGCGTACTCTGCCACATAGAGTCATGCCCGACCTGAAAAGGAGGTGTGAGACTGCAGTGAGGAGGTCGAGGAAGATGGTGGCACCCGAGAGATAGGTGGTAGTCgaggaggttgaggaagatggtgaCATCGAAGAGATGGGAAATGCCAGGGAGGAGGAAGATATAACACTAGTCGGTGGGAGGAACAGAGTCCGAGAGAGGAATAGAGAGATATGAAGGTCGAGAGAGATTGAGGTGAACATTGCGTATGAATATTTTGATTATGTGAATTGTTGCTTTGTATCAAATTGTGTTGTGTAGATGTTGTGCCAGAACTAGTGGGGGATCGAGATTTAGAGAGTGGGTTGGAGTACACAAAGAAATAAATGGGAGGATCATTTGGTGTGTACACTCAAATGAGAATTGGATGAGTGGTATTTGAGGATTGAATTTGACTTGTTATTTAATACAAACAAAATACAATTATATTTTTAAGAATaataggggaacacaagagaattgTTTTAGATTGTTTGTGAGCTTTTTTGATTTCTAGTTTTCTTGTAATGTTTTTTAGTTTCCTTCCTTGCTACATTTTATCAATTTCCCTTTTTAGAGTCTTCTTTATTCATTTGCTTCTCGATCACTACATCACGCATATTTCAATTTAGTGAAGAAAAGAGGTATAAGGACACGAAACATGCGTTCCACCTGAGAGCACCTCTAGCAGATTAACGAAAATTGGACACTTGTGTACTTTTCCCCAAGGGTTTGACCTAAGGTTCTTTAATCCTCTCGGCGCGCCGTCGTGAGTTCCCCCCCTTTGGCTTATACCCGATTATCCCCATAATCCACACTCGCTCGCTCCCTTCCCCAGTCAGGTTTCTATCCAACCTTGGTTGGTGTCTCAAGCGGCCTAGGGTTTTGGGGTTTGAAGTTGGACCAAGATCGCGGGATCAGGGCAAATCTTGCAGAAAGTTCAGGATCGCGTGGGATTGGTGATGAAGATCAAAGCAAATTCCTGGAGCGACTGCACCTACAAGACAAGGAGATTGACGGTCTCATGTAGGAAGATGGAGTATATGCAACGGATGAGAAGCCCAAGTGGCTTTCCCTGGCCATATTGCTGGAGGGAAATAATTTTAGCCAGAGTCCTTTGGTTGCTACCATGAAGGGGCTTGGAACCCAACTCAGGATGTCGTGTGGAGAAGGATCATTCCAAACCTTTATCAGTTCAGTTTCATTGCTTGGCATATTGGAACAAAGCTATGCACCAAGGACTATGGGACTTTAAAGGATTGTCCCTTGCGATTGCTACGTATAATGGATTTACAAACCCTGAGAAGGTTAAGTTgtattttctagtgattactttcttTGGTGATCCAAAAATGGAGCATAAAGGATTCTTGCCTTTTCCCCATAGGTGACCCTGAGTTATCGAACCCATGGGAGGACGGTGCCCTTTAAGCTAGGGTCTCAAACAAGCTTTTTTCCAAAGAATTAAATTCAGCTTTGTACCGAATCGTAAATCAATTTGACATTGAAAGAACACTTATAGTAAAAAT
This window harbors:
- the LOC119355055 gene encoding arogenate dehydratase/prephenate dehydratase 6, chloroplastic-like, with the protein product MAVVNFVKAHIGQSPKLQGRTPRRGSGVVRSSLQGAVVGNRAEWLTSCAVLSSKVAALAPHSTNSHLALAVAASNGAVLDLIPLETVDGSARHLPAPLRIADLSPAPMHGSELRVAYQGVPGAYSEKASGKAYPGSDAIPCDQFEVAFQAVENWIADRAVLPVENSLGGSIHRNYDLLLRHRLHIVGEVQLPVHHCLLVLPGVRKEDITRVISHPQALAQCEHTLTRMPGLNAAREAFDDTAGAAEHVAANSLRDTAAIASSRAAELYGMEVLADGIQDDSGNVTRFVMLAREPIVPRMDRPFKTSIVFAHDKEGTSVLFKVLSAFAFRDISLTKIESRPHRPIRLADDADSGTAPKQFEYMFYVDFQASLADPRVQNALAEVQEFTSFLRVLGSYPMDMTPMAAGVASLDSSSAYSSS